Proteins encoded together in one Oceanobacillus iheyensis HTE831 window:
- a CDS encoding SDR family oxidoreductase encodes MERFQDKVILITGGGSGLGKATALQVAKEGAILSLVDLNEQGLEETKKEILEIVPNAKIALIKANVANEEEVKAYVQETINQFGKIDGFFNNAGIEGKQNLTEDFGSDEFEKVVDINLNGVFYGMKHVLKVMKEQGSGSIVNTASVGGIRGVGNQSGYAASKHGVVGLTRNSGIEYGQYGVSIKAIAPGAILTPMVEGSLKQMGGENWEEAGKEFVSVNPMKRFGKPEEVGYLVAFLLSDHAGFINAAVVPIDGGQSYKY; translated from the coding sequence ATGGAACGTTTTCAAGATAAAGTTATACTTATAACTGGTGGTGGCTCAGGATTAGGAAAAGCAACTGCTCTACAAGTAGCAAAGGAAGGTGCAATTCTTTCATTAGTTGACTTAAATGAACAAGGCTTGGAAGAAACAAAAAAAGAAATACTTGAGATTGTACCTAATGCTAAAATTGCTTTAATAAAAGCTAATGTAGCAAATGAAGAAGAAGTAAAAGCATATGTACAAGAAACGATTAATCAATTTGGAAAAATAGATGGTTTCTTTAATAATGCTGGTATAGAAGGAAAACAAAATCTTACGGAGGACTTTGGTTCTGATGAATTCGAAAAAGTCGTCGATATTAATTTAAATGGTGTTTTCTACGGAATGAAGCATGTACTAAAAGTAATGAAAGAGCAAGGTAGTGGTTCTATTGTTAATACAGCTTCTGTAGGAGGTATCCGTGGAGTAGGAAACCAATCAGGTTATGCGGCAAGTAAGCATGGGGTTGTAGGTCTAACTAGGAATTCTGGTATTGAGTATGGACAATATGGTGTTAGTATTAAAGCAATTGCTCCAGGAGCTATATTAACACCTATGGTAGAAGGTTCTCTAAAACAGATGGGTGGAGAAAACTGGGAAGAAGCAGGAAAAGAATTTGTAAGTGTAAATCCAATGAAACGATTTGGAAAACCTGAAGAAGTAGGGTATTTGGTTGCTTTCTTACTTTCAGATCATGCAGGGTTTATCAATGCTGCTGTCGTCCCAATTGACGGTGGACAATCGTATAAATACTAA
- a CDS encoding ring-cleaving dioxygenase: protein MKRTAGIHHISTIVGHPQENVDFYASILGLRLVKKTINFDDPGTYHLYLGNNKGEPGTIITFFPWANAYQGRIGSGQVGVTSYAIPLGTMNFWEERLAKFNISTEKITRFGETYLAFKDIHGLNLELVETENGEINDFSFGDITPEVSIKGFGGAILLSSQPEKTGETLVDTLGFEKVAEEGEFIRYQSYGDIGNTIDIKQTASPRGQMGVGTVHHIAFRAKDNQEHFEWQQHVANHGLHVTEVKDRNYFNAIYFKEHGEILFEIATDPPEFAHDESEKTMGETLKLSNQYEVYRGRLEKKLIPIEIRDLDN, encoded by the coding sequence ATGAAGAGAACTGCTGGAATCCACCATATCTCGACCATTGTTGGTCACCCTCAAGAAAATGTAGATTTCTATGCAAGTATATTAGGATTAAGATTGGTGAAGAAAACAATTAATTTTGATGATCCTGGGACCTATCATCTTTATTTAGGAAATAATAAGGGAGAACCCGGAACAATCATTACTTTCTTTCCATGGGCGAATGCATATCAAGGTAGAATAGGGTCTGGTCAAGTTGGTGTTACGAGTTATGCAATTCCTTTAGGAACGATGAATTTCTGGGAAGAGCGGCTTGCTAAATTTAATATATCAACAGAGAAGATAACCCGTTTTGGTGAAACGTATCTTGCATTTAAAGATATTCATGGCTTGAATTTAGAATTAGTTGAAACAGAGAATGGAGAAATAAATGATTTTTCATTTGGTGATATTACACCTGAAGTTTCGATTAAAGGATTTGGCGGGGCAATATTACTATCCTCTCAACCAGAAAAGACTGGAGAGACATTAGTTGATACATTAGGATTTGAAAAAGTTGCAGAAGAAGGAGAGTTTATTCGATATCAATCTTATGGAGATATTGGAAATACGATTGATATTAAACAAACTGCTTCACCAAGAGGTCAAATGGGGGTTGGTACAGTTCATCATATCGCTTTTAGGGCAAAAGATAATCAAGAGCATTTCGAATGGCAACAGCATGTAGCTAACCATGGATTACATGTAACAGAAGTTAAAGATCGCAACTATTTTAATGCTATTTATTTTAAAGAGCATGGTGAGATTTTATTTGAGATAGCTACAGACCCGCCTGAATTTGCTCACGATGAATCAGAAAAAACGATGGGGGAAACGTTAAAATTATCTAACCAATATGAAGTCTATAGAGGAAGATTAGAGAAGAAACTAATTCCTATTGAGATAAGAGATTTGGATAACTAG
- a CDS encoding zinc dependent phospholipase C family protein, giving the protein MGSRIMHLIIAKRITEHFPIEDVHPFLIGGIAADAITPKDSSHFYKGSLENYTRTIDYMGFIEKYAEYKTNPYVLGYFSHLVADDLWLQGFYLPWLKNRMESNKEIFQLYHQDFRILNAKLLEFYDYKNELNAHLKSNIEIKDLDEVKSQDVKNFIDCVLDDMRYSNKELEAILNVFTLQQIIGYIETSVERAIYFMKKLSK; this is encoded by the coding sequence TTGGGATCAAGAATAATGCATTTAATAATTGCAAAGAGAATTACAGAGCATTTTCCTATAGAGGATGTTCATCCATTTCTAATTGGGGGTATTGCGGCAGATGCAATAACACCAAAGGATTCATCGCATTTTTATAAAGGATCTTTAGAAAATTATACAAGAACGATTGATTATATGGGATTTATAGAAAAGTATGCAGAATATAAAACTAATCCCTATGTGTTAGGGTATTTTAGTCATTTAGTAGCAGATGATCTATGGCTACAAGGTTTTTACTTACCTTGGTTGAAGAATAGAATGGAATCGAATAAAGAAATTTTTCAATTATACCATCAAGATTTTAGAATTTTAAATGCTAAATTATTGGAATTTTATGATTATAAGAATGAGTTGAACGCTCATCTTAAATCGAATATAGAAATAAAGGATTTAGATGAAGTAAAGTCACAGGATGTTAAAAACTTTATAGATTGTGTTCTGGATGATATGCGATATAGCAATAAGGAGTTAGAAGCTATATTAAATGTATTTACATTACAACAAATTATTGGATACATAGAAACATCTGTAGAAAGAGCAATTTATTTTATGAAAAAACTATCAAAATAG
- a CDS encoding class I SAM-dependent methyltransferase → MIDFHSFENTNSYSNRNIDLTWVEKLQTFIGNPQQKTAVDMGCGGGLYTKVLADLGFKEIYGIDFSDAMLTSASNNYHHLHQAQFLKGNAYNSGLESDSVDFYLQRAVLHHLTDPEAAFIEAARILRQEGIIYIQDRTMEDCLIPGSTSHLRGYLYYDFPELIEIEKQRRPTISETIGQLKTAGFTEIKQMNLWEVRKHYASFQELRKDIQSRKGRSILHELSDAEIKLWIQKLENRLPNDTEIIEKDRWTIWIAHKKDSN, encoded by the coding sequence ATGATTGATTTTCACTCATTTGAAAATACAAATTCTTATAGCAATAGAAACATTGATTTAACATGGGTCGAAAAATTACAGACCTTCATCGGTAACCCTCAACAAAAGACAGCTGTAGATATGGGGTGTGGCGGAGGATTATATACAAAAGTATTAGCCGACTTAGGATTTAAAGAAATATACGGAATTGATTTTTCTGATGCAATGCTTACTTCCGCCTCCAATAATTACCACCATCTTCATCAGGCCCAATTTCTTAAAGGAAATGCTTACAACAGTGGTTTAGAATCAGATTCTGTTGATTTTTACTTACAACGTGCAGTATTGCATCACTTAACAGATCCAGAAGCCGCATTTATCGAGGCTGCCCGAATTCTACGACAGGAAGGAATTATATATATTCAAGACCGCACGATGGAAGATTGCCTAATCCCTGGATCCACCAGTCATCTCCGAGGTTATTTATATTATGATTTTCCAGAACTTATTGAAATTGAAAAACAGAGAAGACCAACTATTTCAGAAACGATAGGACAATTAAAAACTGCAGGTTTTACTGAAATAAAACAGATGAATTTATGGGAAGTCAGAAAACATTATGCTTCCTTTCAAGAATTACGAAAAGACATTCAATCAAGAAAAGGTAGATCTATTTTACATGAACTTTCGGACGCTGAAATAAAATTATGGATTCAAAAGCTAGAAAATCGTCTTCCTAATGATACGGAGATTATTGAAAAAGATCGTTGGACAATATGGATAGCCCATAAGAAAGACAGTAACTAA
- a CDS encoding NADPH-dependent FMN reductase: MKIAALVGSNRKDSYNKLLVKYMKEKYAGKLDIDILPIDELPFYNQDKEMDPPAIVEDLRERIKNSDGILFATPEYNASISGMLKNAIDWFSRVDLVMVNKPAMIVGASMGAMGTVKAQIQLRQILNAPGVGTLTLPGNEVFVGSVQNKMDEQGNLTDEQTVQFIDNVVDNYVQWIKRVEA; encoded by the coding sequence ATGAAAATAGCAGCATTGGTAGGAAGTAACAGAAAAGATTCTTACAACAAACTTCTTGTGAAATATATGAAAGAAAAATATGCGGGAAAGCTAGATATCGATATTTTACCAATCGATGAGCTTCCGTTTTATAATCAGGATAAAGAGATGGATCCACCTGCAATTGTGGAAGATTTAAGAGAAAGAATTAAAAATAGCGATGGCATCCTATTTGCGACTCCAGAATACAATGCTTCTATTTCTGGGATGTTAAAAAATGCAATCGATTGGTTCTCACGTGTTGACTTAGTAATGGTAAATAAACCAGCTATGATTGTTGGTGCATCAATGGGAGCTATGGGTACGGTTAAAGCACAAATACAATTGCGTCAGATTTTGAATGCACCTGGTGTTGGGACATTAACATTACCAGGAAATGAAGTATTTGTAGGTTCTGTTCAAAATAAAATGGACGAGCAAGGTAATTTAACGGATGAGCAAACCGTGCAATTTATAGATAATGTTGTTGATAATTATGTACAATGGATTAAACGAGTAGAAGCATAA
- a CDS encoding DHA2 family efflux MFS transporter permease subunit, protein MSESHVGGSTEKMSRVPILVVLLSGAFVAILNQTLLGTALPHIMSDLELEANTAQWLQSAFMLVNGIMIPITAFLIGTFTTRSLFLAAMSSFAIGTLICGIAPNFELLLTGRILQAAGAGIIMPLMQTIMMLIYPREQRGSAMGMFGLIISFAPAIGPSLSGYIVEHSPWRTLFFMVLPIAIINIGIAYFLLKNVTKRTFPQLDKLSIILSTLGFGGLLYGFSIAGSAGWLSNQVIISMIVGIIALAWFILRQLNLKTPILEFRVFQYKIFTITTILGMVTFMTMIGAAVILPLYMQDMLGFSAFESGLALLAGAVLQGIMNPVTGRLFDRYGSRYLAIIGLGLIVVTTFMFGMLTAETSFTYIATIHAIRMLGVAMAMMPVTTAGLNSLPDEFIAHGTAVNNTLRQVSGAIGTALPITIMSTAAIPSEGLQGLIHGVNVSFIVTAIISIVGLILAFFIHDEKKKRISSR, encoded by the coding sequence ATGAGTGAGAGCCATGTAGGTGGGTCTACAGAGAAAATGAGTCGTGTACCAATATTAGTGGTATTGTTATCGGGTGCGTTTGTTGCAATTTTGAATCAAACTTTACTTGGAACAGCATTACCTCATATAATGAGTGACCTGGAATTAGAAGCTAATACTGCACAATGGTTGCAGTCTGCGTTTATGCTTGTGAATGGTATTATGATTCCAATTACTGCGTTCCTTATAGGAACATTTACCACGCGCAGTTTATTTCTAGCCGCTATGTCATCGTTTGCCATAGGAACATTAATATGCGGAATTGCTCCTAATTTCGAATTGCTTTTAACAGGTAGGATCCTACAAGCTGCAGGAGCTGGTATTATCATGCCTTTAATGCAAACAATTATGATGTTAATTTATCCTAGAGAGCAAAGAGGTAGCGCAATGGGGATGTTCGGACTCATCATTTCATTTGCACCTGCCATCGGTCCGTCACTATCTGGTTATATTGTGGAACATTCCCCTTGGAGAACCTTATTCTTTATGGTTCTACCTATTGCAATCATAAATATTGGAATAGCCTATTTCCTACTAAAAAATGTAACAAAGCGTACATTTCCACAATTGGATAAGTTATCCATTATTTTATCTACATTAGGTTTCGGTGGATTGTTGTACGGATTTAGTATTGCTGGCAGCGCTGGATGGTTAAGCAATCAAGTAATTATATCGATGATTGTAGGAATTATAGCGCTGGCTTGGTTTATATTGAGACAATTAAATTTAAAAACACCAATTTTAGAATTTCGTGTATTTCAATACAAAATATTTACGATCACAACCATATTAGGAATGGTCACTTTCATGACGATGATAGGTGCTGCGGTAATTCTTCCGTTATATATGCAGGATATGTTAGGATTTTCTGCATTTGAATCAGGACTTGCACTACTAGCTGGTGCTGTCTTGCAAGGGATAATGAACCCGGTCACTGGAAGATTATTTGATAGATATGGCTCACGTTATTTAGCTATTATTGGACTTGGTCTAATAGTGGTAACCACCTTTATGTTTGGAATGCTGACAGCCGAAACAAGCTTCACATATATTGCAACGATACATGCGATACGTATGTTAGGTGTCGCAATGGCAATGATGCCTGTAACTACTGCTGGTTTAAATTCTTTGCCCGATGAGTTTATAGCTCATGGAACAGCAGTAAATAACACATTAAGGCAGGTTTCCGGTGCTATTGGAACGGCATTGCCAATTACGATCATGTCAACTGCAGCAATTCCTAGCGAGGGATTGCAAGGGTTAATACACGGAGTGAATGTTTCCTTTATTGTTACGGCTATTATCTCTATTGTGGGACTAATCCTTGCATTTTTCATTCATGACGAAAAGAAAAAAAGAATTTCATCACGTTAA
- the pdxK gene encoding pyridoxine/pyridoxal/pyridoxamine kinase: protein MTMKKTLTLAGSDSSGGAGIAADLKTFQELNVYGMTALTSIVSMNPQGWNHHVTPIDVEVVEKQLDTILSVGVDAMKSGMLGSVDIINLGARKIDEFNIKQYVLDPVMVCKGDDEVLQPENTDAMREELLPRSLVTTPNLFEAAQLAKTKPIKTLEQMKDAAIKIHELGAKNVVIKGGKDLEHDKAVDLFYDGTRFELLESEKIDTTYNHGAGCTFAAAITANLAHGMDVLEAVKTAKSFVTSAIANGWKLNQYVGPVMHGAYNRIDSTKVEMSSI from the coding sequence ATGACGATGAAAAAGACATTAACACTCGCTGGATCAGATTCTAGTGGTGGTGCAGGTATAGCAGCTGATTTAAAGACTTTCCAGGAATTAAATGTATACGGCATGACTGCGTTAACTTCTATCGTTTCCATGAATCCACAAGGATGGAATCATCATGTTACACCAATTGATGTGGAAGTAGTAGAAAAGCAACTAGATACCATATTATCAGTAGGCGTAGATGCTATGAAATCCGGTATGCTTGGATCTGTAGATATTATCAATTTAGGGGCAAGAAAAATTGATGAATTTAATATAAAACAATATGTTTTAGACCCTGTAATGGTTTGTAAGGGAGACGATGAAGTATTGCAACCAGAAAATACAGATGCGATGCGTGAGGAGTTATTACCACGTTCCCTAGTTACTACACCAAATCTTTTTGAAGCAGCACAATTAGCTAAAACAAAACCGATTAAAACGTTGGAGCAAATGAAAGATGCTGCAATAAAAATCCATGAATTAGGCGCCAAAAATGTTGTAATCAAAGGCGGCAAAGATTTAGAACATGATAAGGCAGTAGACCTTTTCTATGATGGAACTCGCTTTGAGTTATTGGAAAGTGAAAAAATCGACACTACCTATAACCATGGTGCAGGTTGTACATTTGCAGCTGCTATTACAGCTAATCTAGCTCATGGTATGGATGTTTTAGAAGCTGTTAAAACTGCTAAATCATTTGTTACATCTGCAATCGCAAATGGTTGGAAGTTAAATCAATACGTAGGACCAGTTATGCATGGTGCTTATAATCGAATAGATAGCACTAAAGTAGAAATGTCTTCTATTTAG
- a CDS encoding C45 family autoproteolytic acyltransferase/hydolase: MINVYSDIIQFKGNHYQFGYRQGELLQNSPILKHRNLQKGSRWRNFLVDIDEVRDAFQTFSPAIWEELEGLADALQMPIKDAIREFGGYYYEYGRSGCSIYTEADFLIRNYDNAPRSYEGRYVIYKPTDAGYATVGPTMQITGRTDGINEKGFAMGYNFVNRIKSDDGFVCNMIGRLLLENCASVEEAKQLLQELPHRHTFSYVLLDKNGYSVVAEVSPRNVKFREANMCTNHFEELTEENRYRTDESMERLNKISSQQSSVENPYEAYQLLNNLEKGVFSKKYDAWAGTLHTAAYLPKEMKAWIALGANRPPLIFDFQKWLNGQPFHATKIKGVLDTDEQFVNV, encoded by the coding sequence ATGATTAATGTTTATAGTGATATTATACAATTTAAAGGAAATCACTATCAATTCGGATATAGACAAGGAGAACTTCTTCAGAATTCACCTATTCTTAAACATCGTAACTTACAAAAAGGTAGCCGCTGGCGAAACTTTCTAGTTGATATTGATGAAGTTAGAGATGCTTTTCAAACTTTCTCACCAGCAATATGGGAGGAGTTAGAAGGTTTGGCCGATGCATTGCAAATGCCTATAAAAGATGCCATACGTGAATTCGGTGGTTACTACTACGAATATGGACGTAGCGGCTGCTCTATCTACACAGAAGCTGATTTCTTAATTCGAAATTATGACAATGCACCTCGTTCCTATGAGGGAAGATATGTAATATATAAACCTACTGATGCAGGTTATGCGACTGTCGGTCCAACCATGCAAATCACCGGTAGAACTGATGGGATAAATGAAAAAGGATTTGCTATGGGGTATAACTTTGTGAACAGAATAAAATCAGATGATGGTTTTGTATGTAATATGATAGGTAGACTTCTTCTTGAAAACTGTGCTTCGGTCGAGGAAGCAAAGCAATTATTACAAGAGCTGCCACATAGGCATACATTTAGTTATGTATTACTAGATAAAAATGGATATTCGGTAGTAGCTGAAGTATCGCCTCGAAATGTCAAATTCCGTGAAGCAAATATGTGTACGAATCACTTTGAAGAACTAACAGAAGAAAATAGATACCGAACTGACGAATCGATGGAGCGGCTAAACAAAATATCCTCTCAACAATCATCAGTAGAAAATCCATATGAAGCTTATCAATTATTAAATAATCTGGAAAAAGGAGTCTTCTCAAAAAAGTATGATGCGTGGGCTGGCACTTTACACACAGCAGCGTATTTACCAAAAGAAATGAAGGCTTGGATCGCATTAGGAGCAAATCGCCCTCCCCTCATTTTTGATTTTCAAAAATGGTTGAATGGACAGCCATTCCATGCTACAAAAATTAAAGGAGTATTGGATACAGATGAACAATTTGTCAATGTCTAA
- a CDS encoding endonuclease III domain-containing protein: MNIPDYLEIYYKLYKYYGPQSWWPARSTLEMLLGSILVQRTNWRNVEKALTRLGDHVHDADYFYQIEENELAEKIRPSGFYRIKAARIKAFITWFRKYNYDVSIVQQIPHDKLRSELLSIKGIGDETADVMLVYAFKKQAFIADQYANRIFNRIGLNVPSTYRSLQKVVERDLPNDSLLYQEYHALLVEHAKIHCKVKPICNTCPVQTICEFGLNKLGEFRG, translated from the coding sequence ATGAATATTCCAGATTATCTTGAAATCTACTATAAACTATATAAATATTATGGTCCGCAATCATGGTGGCCAGCAAGATCAACATTAGAAATGCTCTTAGGATCGATACTTGTCCAACGAACAAATTGGCGAAATGTAGAAAAAGCTCTAACTCGTTTAGGAGATCATGTGCATGATGCCGATTATTTTTATCAAATTGAAGAGAATGAGCTCGCGGAAAAAATACGTCCTAGTGGTTTTTATCGGATTAAAGCCGCAAGAATAAAAGCTTTTATCACTTGGTTCCGTAAATATAACTACGATGTATCAATCGTACAACAAATCCCGCATGATAAGCTACGGTCAGAGTTATTATCGATTAAAGGAATTGGGGATGAGACAGCTGACGTAATGTTGGTATACGCCTTTAAAAAACAGGCATTTATTGCTGATCAATATGCAAATAGAATATTTAATCGCATTGGCTTAAATGTACCATCTACATATCGTAGTCTGCAAAAAGTGGTGGAGAGAGATTTACCAAATGACAGCCTTCTTTACCAAGAATACCACGCATTATTAGTGGAACACGCGAAAATACATTGTAAGGTGAAGCCGATTTGTAATACTTGTCCAGTCCAAACGATATGTGAATTTGGATTAAATAAACTAGGAGAATTCAGGGGCTGA
- a CDS encoding YndM family protein yields MKHLKAIGIKFIIMAIIFLSIVSIFNFVSVAEMIVMSAILTLAAYVIGDLWILPRMGYVAATIGDLFFAYASVWFLLYIFLGTSFPIATASIYIAIIISLTESVFHIYMKEKVLEEENNRIISPNMQTVQTEFAEEQHTEEKNIKKDSYTRQDES; encoded by the coding sequence ATGAAACATCTTAAAGCAATTGGAATTAAATTTATTATTATGGCCATCATTTTCTTATCAATTGTAAGTATATTTAATTTTGTTAGTGTGGCGGAGATGATTGTAATGAGTGCCATACTAACACTAGCTGCTTATGTTATTGGAGATTTATGGATTCTGCCTAGAATGGGATATGTGGCAGCTACAATCGGTGACTTATTCTTTGCTTATGCTTCTGTTTGGTTCCTTTTATACATCTTTTTAGGAACTTCTTTTCCAATCGCAACAGCCTCTATCTACATTGCCATAATAATTAGCCTTACTGAATCTGTCTTCCATATTTATATGAAAGAAAAGGTTCTTGAGGAGGAAAATAATAGGATAATAAGTCCTAATATGCAGACTGTACAGACCGAATTTGCGGAAGAACAACATACGGAGGAGAAGAATATAAAGAAAGATTCTTATACTCGACAAGACGAAAGTTAA
- a CDS encoding alpha/beta fold hydrolase yields the protein MWREEKIETVKGTFQYFFKGDGPPLAVTHLFSEFNERGNNFADKFTAHYSVYLINLRGCGESASATSTDQFSMIEAVKDLEAIRIALNVPIWSFAGHSTGGMLALKYAIESPQSVNKIIAGGLSASNEYMKHPDSIYCKKNKDNPRILEIIEKLGQKETPIEERRALVKEWGLMYVYNKHRYDEMIKRPNSGKVVSNRLDYYSYEELPSYDLRPYLVNVNVPAYIYSGLHDRQCPHVFSKEAADLIPNATFTTFSNSNHNPFMEEESAFEDFVVQTIQKENNIDD from the coding sequence ATGTGGAGAGAAGAAAAAATTGAAACGGTAAAAGGAACATTTCAATATTTTTTTAAAGGAGATGGACCACCTCTTGCAGTAACTCATTTATTTAGTGAATTCAATGAAAGAGGAAATAATTTTGCAGATAAATTTACCGCACATTATTCTGTGTATTTAATTAATCTTCGAGGGTGTGGAGAGTCTGCGTCAGCAACATCTACCGATCAATTTAGTATGATAGAGGCAGTAAAAGATTTGGAAGCAATTCGCATAGCATTAAATGTTCCGATTTGGTCATTTGCAGGACATTCTACGGGCGGGATGCTGGCTTTGAAATATGCAATTGAATCTCCACAAAGCGTGAACAAGATTATTGCTGGAGGGTTGTCTGCTTCAAATGAATACATGAAACATCCGGATAGTATTTATTGTAAGAAGAACAAGGACAACCCTCGTATACTGGAAATAATAGAGAAGTTGGGACAGAAAGAAACGCCAATTGAAGAAAGAAGAGCTCTAGTAAAAGAGTGGGGTCTTATGTACGTATATAACAAACATCGATATGATGAAATGATAAAACGCCCCAATAGTGGGAAGGTAGTGAGCAACCGTCTCGATTATTATTCGTATGAAGAATTACCGTCTTATGATTTACGTCCTTACCTAGTAAATGTAAACGTTCCGGCTTATATTTATAGCGGACTACATGATAGACAGTGTCCCCATGTATTCTCAAAAGAAGCTGCAGACTTAATTCCGAATGCAACATTTACTACATTTAGTAATAGTAATCATAATCCTTTTATGGAGGAAGAGTCAGCGTTTGAAGATTTTGTTGTACAAACAATACAGAAGGAGAATAATATTGATGATTGA
- a CDS encoding metallophosphoesterase, with protein MIDIRNLSLDPLRRVIVISDIHASLTLFKELLKKLNYTEEDYLFINGDLCEKGLNSLDLVHYVQWMDKNLQRVFITKGNCDVVFRHVFRGNDIGRQYLNTRPQSMMHEMIASTGQSFSDGMSLTKASSIFQDNFEQEIEWLESLPIAYETDDFIIVHAAVDELWPNTEEADALYTPAFYEKGHSVDKPVIVGHWPVINYRTEELSTHNPIIDLDNNIIAIDGGNQIKASGQLNALIINQGEYSFTYVDELKDSITIKQTHNDSLGWMGSVNYPYYQIEPIEKEQYFTRCKNTNANIQQWVKNEYILENNDGYYCKEGVSTTTVSVNQGEEVYILDDNCAGYILIKRCDGIMGWIPKYCLY; from the coding sequence ATGATTGACATACGTAATCTTTCACTCGATCCATTGAGAAGAGTAATAGTAATCTCCGATATACATGCAAGTTTAACTTTGTTCAAGGAATTGTTAAAAAAGCTCAATTATACCGAAGAAGATTACTTGTTTATTAATGGAGACCTCTGTGAAAAAGGTTTAAACAGCCTTGATTTAGTTCATTATGTACAATGGATGGATAAGAATTTACAACGGGTATTTATAACAAAAGGTAATTGCGATGTGGTTTTTCGTCATGTGTTTCGGGGAAATGATATAGGAAGACAGTACTTAAATACAAGGCCTCAATCAATGATGCATGAAATGATTGCTTCAACTGGACAATCTTTCTCAGACGGGATGTCGTTAACTAAAGCTTCTAGTATTTTTCAAGATAATTTTGAACAAGAAATTGAGTGGCTAGAATCATTGCCGATCGCTTATGAAACGGATGACTTCATTATTGTTCATGCTGCTGTTGATGAGTTGTGGCCAAATACCGAAGAAGCGGATGCTTTATATACTCCTGCCTTCTATGAAAAAGGTCACTCCGTAGATAAGCCAGTTATCGTCGGGCATTGGCCAGTAATTAATTACAGAACCGAAGAACTATCCACGCATAATCCGATTATCGATCTCGATAACAATATCATTGCAATAGATGGCGGAAATCAGATAAAAGCTAGCGGGCAACTAAATGCTCTTATCATTAATCAAGGTGAATATTCCTTTACATATGTGGATGAATTGAAAGATTCTATCACGATAAAACAGACTCATAATGATAGTTTAGGTTGGATGGGTTCTGTTAATTATCCGTATTATCAAATTGAACCTATTGAGAAAGAGCAATATTTTACACGCTGTAAAAATACTAACGCCAATATTCAACAGTGGGTGAAAAATGAATATATCCTAGAGAACAACGATGGGTATTATTGCAAAGAAGGAGTAAGTACTACAACAGTAAGTGTTAATCAGGGTGAGGAAGTTTACATATTAGATGATAATTGTGCGGGATATATCCTTATAAAGAGGTGCGATGGCATCATGGGTTGGATTCCAAAGTATTGTTTATATTAA